The sequence GCCGGCCAGCTCCGCGAGGCGGGGCTCGACGTCGACGGCATCGTGACCGGCGTGTTCGCGGCGCTGGGGCGCACACAGGATGCCACGCCCGCCCTGCGGCGCGGCTGAGGTCCGCCGGGCCCGGCGATGAAGCCCGAAGCTCGTTCCACCACCCGCCGGCGTGCCGACCGCGTGCTGGTCGAGCGCGGCCTGTTCGACAGCCGCGCCCGCGCGCAGGCGGCGATTGCCGCCGGCCTCGTCTCCGCCGACGGGCGAGCCGTCGCCAAGCCCTCCGACATGATCGCCGCCAATGCCGTCATCGAGGCGCGCGAAGCCTATGAATGGGTCTCCCGCGCCGGCCTCAAGCTGGAGGCCGCGCTCGATGCCGCCGGGCTGTCGGTGGCGGGGCTGGAGGCGCTCGATGTCGGCGCCTCGACGGGAGGATTCACGCAGGTTCTGCTCGCGCGCGGCGCGGCGCGCGTCCACGCGGTGGATGTCGGCCGCGACCAGCTTCACGCCCGGTTGCGCGGGGACCCGCGCGTCGTCTCGCGGGAGGCGACCGACATTCGCTCGCTCGTGCCCGGCGCGCTGCCGGCGGCCGGCATCGTCGTCATCGACGTCTCGTTCATCTCGCTGGAACAGGTGCTGCCGGCGGCGCTGGCCCATGCCGCGCCGGGCGCGCATCTGGTGGCGCTGGTGAAGCCGCAATTCGAGGTGGGGCGCGACAAGCTGTCCAGGGGCGGCATTGTGAAGGACGCCGCGGCGCGGGCAGCGGCCGCCGATCGCATCGCAGACCTGCTCGCCGGCCAGGGCTGGCGGGTCACGCACCGTCTCGCCTCGCCCATCCTCGGCGGCGACGGCAATGAGGAATTCCTGCTCGTGGCGGCGCGGGCGGAATAGGGCTCCGTCCGCGCCGGTCGTCCGTCTCCGTCGGTTGCGTCAGGCGCGGCGAGCCGCGCCGTCGCTGGCGACGAGCGCCCCGGCGACCTTTTCGGAGATGTAGCCCAGGGCCGCGCCGACGATCATCGACAGGATGATGGTCGCCAGCGGATTGGCCAGGCCGGGCGCGGTAAGGAGCGCCAGCCCGTCCTGCGCGAGCAGGGCGTAACCGGCGGTGGCGGCAAAGCCGTAGACCATCGCCGGAATGGCGGCGAAGGCCGGCAGGTGGCCGAGCAGGATCATCACCAGCACGCCGACGCCGACGCAGATGCCGGCCCACAGCGGCAGGCCGAGCGACTCGCCGAGGCCGCCGCGGGTGACCGCGAGCAGCGTGAGCGCCGCCATGACGGCGCCGGCGATGTTGGCCAGCACGGTGGCCTTGAGGCCCGCCTCCTTGCCACCGCAGTGGAAGAAGCAGGCCCAGGCGATGAAGGCGGCCCATATCTGCAGGCCGCCGGCGAGAGGTCCGAGGAAGAGCCAGGTAGCGACGCCCCCCAGTACACCGACACTTATGGCAAGAGCCGAAACAAGTGACATTCTTTCCCCCATTGCGCGCGCTTCAAGACTTATTATTATGTGCGCTTGCTAAGTAAACGAAGCTGTCCGTTTGAAAAATAGGAATCAGCTTCGCGCGCACTATATCAATTCTGTGAACTCAACGTGAGCGTGAAGATTAGGTGATAAATTGACGCAGAGTGTTGTTGCATCAATACATAATATTGCATGGCGTATGACGTGCGCGAGCCGTCGATGAGCACGGCACGGCTTGCCATTGCGCGGATCGGCAATCGCGGCGATGGCGTCGCCGACACGCCGGAAGGCCCGGTCTTCGTGCCGCTCACCCTCGCGGGCGAGGTGGTGGAGACCGAGCGCGAGAAGGATCGCGGGCGCCTCGTCGCGGTGATCGAGCCGAGCGCGGAGCGGGTCGATCCGGTCTGCCGCCATTTCGGCGTGTGCGGTGGATGCGCGCTCCAGCACTGGGCGAGCGGTCCCTATGAGGCATGGAAGCGCGGGCTGGTGGTGGAGGCGCTGGCGCGCGTCGGGCTGGCGCCTGAGGTCGCCGCGCTGGTGCCCGCCCATGGCGAGGGCCGCCGGCGCGCCGTGTTCCACGCGCGCGGCACCGGCGGCAGCGCGCCGAAGGGGCGCGATCTGCTCAGCGTCGGCTTCGCCGGCCGGCGAAGCCACGCCATCGTCGCCATCGACGCCTGCCCCGTTCTGGCGCCCGGCCTCGACGGCGCGCTCAAGGCGGCCTGGGCGGTGGCGCAGGTGCTGGCCCCGCTGGCCAAGCCGCTCGACATACAGGTCACGGCGAGCGAGACCGGGCTCGACATGGACGTGCGCGGCAGCGGCCCCCTGAGGCCCGACCGTGTCGCCGCGCTGGCCGAGGTGGCCGGCGCCCACCGGCTGGCGCGGCTGACCCGCCATGGCGAGCTGGTGCTCCAGCGCGAGCCGCCGCTTGTCACCATGGGGCGGGCCCGCGTCGCGCTGCCGCCGGGCTCCTTCCTGCAGGCCACGGCCGCCGGCGAGGCGCGGCTGGCGGCGCTGGTGGGGGAGGCGGTGCGGGACGCCGGCCGGATCGCCGACCTGTTCTCGGGCGTCGGCACCTTCGCCCTGCGGCTGGCCGAGCGGGCGCGGGTGGCGGCCTATGAATCGGCGGCCCCGGCCGTGGAGTCTCTCCTGAAGGCGACGCGCGGGGTGTCCGGCCTCAAGCCGGTGACGGCGGAGGTGCGGGACCTGTTCCGCCGGCCGCTGCTGCCGCTGGAGCTGAAGGCGTTCGACGCGGTGGTGTTCGATCCGCCGCGCCAGGGAGCGGAGGCGCAGGCGCGCCAGCTCGCCGCAGCCAGGGTGCCGCTGGTGGTCGGCGTGTCCTGCGATCCCGTCAGCTTCGCCCGCGACGCCCATATTCTGTGCGAGGGCGGTTACCGGCTGGAGAGCGTGACGCCGGTCGACCAGTTCCTCTATTCCGCCCATGTGGAGATGGTCGGCGTGTTCCGGCGGTGAGGGTTCGCCGAGCCTGCCGCCGTCATCCCGGACGGCCGCAGGCCGATCCGGGATCGCGTGACATCGAAGGGCGATCCCGGCTCTCGCTGCGCTCGGCCGGGATGACGGGGCTGGAGGCGAAGGGCGGGAGCGGGGTTCTTAATTCCCCCAGCGCTCCATCCACATGCGCTCGCCGATGGTGCAGGAGATGCGCGGCGCGTCGGCGTTGGCGGGGCGGATCAGGGGCTGATTCGGGGGCACCACGCCGGCGATCTCCAGCACCAGCTTGGTCTTGATCGCGTCGGCGAATTCATGGGTTCCGCGCACCGGAATGACAAAGGCGCCGGGGCCGCCGATCACGCAGTCCTCGTAATAGATGTCGAGCTGGCCGATATCGAGCATCGAGCCCGCCACTTCCTTCAGCATCAGCGGCAGGCCGTTGACGGTGATGCCGCGCGCGACCACGGCATCGCGGGCGGCGTCGACCAACGGGCCCTGATTGTTGGTGCCGTCGCCCGAGATGTCGATGACCCGGCGCAGGCCCCTTATGCCGTTCTGCTCGATCAGCCCGGCGCTGTACTCGATCGCGCCGGAGATGGAGGTGCGGTAGACACGGCGCAGCGGCGCCTGCCGAATCGCCTGGGCGAAGCGCTCGGCGTCGCGCGCGCCGCTGATGAACGTCCAGTCCACCACCAGCTTCTGCTCGTCGATGCCGGCCCATTCGACATAGGCGATGGCCACGCGGCCATTGGGGCCGAGCTTGAGCGCGTTGAGGAATTCGGGCGAGGTGACGGCCCGCATGTAGCCGTCGCGCTGGAGCGCGAGCTCGTCGAGGTCCATCGAGTAGGAAACGTCGACCGCCAGCACCAGCTCGACGTCGACCGGCTCATCCGCCCTCGCCCCGTCCGCCGCGAGAAAACCGCCCGGGAACAGGCCAAGAGAAAGGCCCAGCATCAGGCCAAGTACCGGACGTCGGGCCGGCGCCGCCAGCGCCTTCCATCCACGCACGCACGCCATCGCGACCTCCGTCGGTGACGGGACCTCGACGTGTCAGAGACGCGTCACAATCATGGTGACACGCCCGGCAGGGGGCCAGAAGTCGAAATTGCAGGCACCCGCGCCCGCGCGATGCCGATCGCGTGAGCGCGCTACCAGGGTAGAGCGATCAGCCGTCCAGCGTCTCGGTGCCGGTAATCTCGATGCCGAAGCCGGCGACGCCGACATAGGTGCGCGTCCGCGAGGCGAGCAGGCGAATCGAGGAGATGCCGAGATCGCGCAGGATCTGGGCGCCGAGGCCGACCTCGCGCCAGTTCTCGTCGCGCAGCTTGGCGCTCTCGATCTTCTCCTCGCCGACGGAGGAGACCGGCACGCCGGTGGTGCCGTCGCGCAGATAGACCAGCACGCCGCGCCCCTCCGCCTTGATGCGCTCCAGCGAGGCGCGGATCGCCTTGCCGCCGGTGAAGACATCCGAGATAGGGTCGGCCCGGTGCAGACGCACCAGCACGTCGCGCCCGTCGCCGATCTTGCCGTGCACGAGGGCGATATGGTTCACCGGCTCGAACGGGGTGACATAGGAGATGCCGTGCATCTCGCCCACCACTGTCGGGGCGGCGAACTCGGCGGAGCGGCTCACCAGCTTCTCGCGCAGCTGGCGGTAGGCAATGAGGTCCGCCACCGAGATGCGGGTCAGCTTGTGGGTCGCGGCGAACTCCGTGACCTTGGGCCCGCGCATCACCGTGCCGTCGTCATTGACCAGCTCGCAGATGACGCCGACCGGCTCGAGATTGGCGAGGCGGCACAGGTCGACGGCCGCTTCCGTGTGGCCCGAGCGCATGAGCACGCCGCCCTCGCGCGCGATCAGCGGGAAGATGTGGCCCGGGCGCACGAAGTCGACCGCGCCGGCATTGGGGTTGGCGAGCGCGCGCACCGTGGCGGTGCGGTCCTCGGCCGAGATGCCGGTAGTGGTGCCGTGGCGATAGTCCACCGAGATGGTGAAGGCGGTCGCGTGGGGCGCGTCGTTGTCCGTCACCATCGGGTTGAGGCGCAGGCGCTTGGCGTGCTCGGCGGTGAGCGGCGTGCAGACGATGCCCGAGGTGTGGCGCACGATGAAGGCGAGCTTCTCGGGCGTGGCGAACTGGGCGGCGACGATGAGATCGCCTTCGTTCTCGCGGTCGTCGTCGTCGGTGACGACCAGCATGTCGCCGCGCGCGAAGGCTTCGATCGCCGCTTCGACGCGGCCCTGCAGATTCTCGGTCATGAATGCCACCTCGGGGCCTTCGATTCCCAGGAAGTCGTTGGGCGTCACCGCCCCGCCGGTCGCGGAGGCGATGCGTGCGCCGGCTTCCCGGGAGATCCAGGCCTGCTCGTCCTTGCACAGCGCGGTGATGCTGGCGGGCGACAGGCCGGCCGCGCGCGCGAAGGCGCTGCGGGTCGTTCCGGTCATGACGAGCCAGTCCGCGAGTTTCATGACCGGACGATAAATCCGCCCGCGTTCGGCAGCAATGAAAATCGACGGTGCATTTCAGCTATACTGAAAGTTGCAGCTAGGCGCTCAGCGCGGGAGCGGCCACGCCGGCGGCGTGCCGACCTGTCCGCGATGGCGCAGGAAATGGTCGGCCAGCACGCAGGCGACCATCGCCTCGCCGACCGGCACCGCGCGGATGCCGACGCAGGGATCGTGCCGGCCCTTGGTCACGATGTCGGCGTCCTCGCCATGGCGCGTCACCGTGCGGCGCGGGGTGAGGATGGAGGAGGTCGGCTTCACCGCGAAGCGCGCCACCACCGGCTGGCCGGTGGAGATGCCGCCGAGGATGCCGCCGGCATGGTTGGCGAGAAAGACCGGGCGGCCGTCATTGCCCATGCGCATCTCGTCGGCGTTGTTCTCGCCGGTCAGCGCCGCGCTGGCGAAGCCCTCGCCGATCTCCACGCCCTTCACCGCGTTGATGCTCATCAGCGCGGCCGCCAGATCGGCGTCGAGCTTGCCGTAGATCGGCGCGCCGAGGCCCGGCGGCACGCCCTCGGCCACCACCTCGACCACCGCGCCGACCGAGGAGCCTGACTTGCGGATGCCGTCGAGATAGTCGGCCATGCGCGCGGCCGCCTGTGCGTCCGGGCAGAAGAAGGGGTTGCGGCCGATCTCGGCATCGTCCCAGTTGGCGCGGTCGATGCCGATCTCACCCATCTGCACCAGCGCGCCGGTGATGGTCACGCCCGGCAGCACCTTGGCGGCAATGGCGCCGGCGGCGACGCGCGCCGCCGTCTCGCGCGCCGAGGAGCGCCCGCCGCCGCGATGGTCGCGCAGGCCGTACTTCACGTCATAGGCGTAGTCGGCATGGCCGGGGCGGTAGCTCTCGGAGATCGCCGAATAGTCCTTGGAGCGCTGGTCGACATTCTCGATCAGGAAGGCGATCGGCGTGCCGGTGGAGACGAGCGTGCCGTCCTCCTCGGCAAGCGTGCCGGAGAGGATCCTCACCTCGTCGGGCTCACGGCGCTGGGTGGTGAAGCGCGACTGGCCGGGTCGGCGGCGGTCGAGCGCGGCCTGCACGTCCTCCAGCCGGAAGCGCAGGCCGGGCGGGCAGCCGTCGATGACGCCGCCAATGGCCGGGCCGTGGCTCTCGCCGAAGGTGGTGACGCGGAAAAGCTGGCCGAAAGTGTTGAAGGACATTGCGGTTCCGCCGGCGGCAGGAAAGGTCTCGCCGGGCTTCTAGGCGCCTGCGCGACGGGCGTCAAACGCCGTCCGCGCGGCCAATCGCGCCAGCGGTCATGGAGAATGGCGGCTTTCGTGCTAGTTATGGCCGGATTAGAGGATTTCCCCCGTCACCCGATGCCATTATTCGAAATAGCTGTCGTCCTCCTGCTCGTGCTCATCAACGGCGTCCTTGCCATGGCCGAGCTTTCCGTCGTCTCCGCTCGTCCGGCGCGCCTGCGCGCCATGGCCGACAACGGCGTGCGCGGCGCGCGTCTCGCGCTGCAGCTTGCCTCCGATCCGGGGCGCTTCCTTTCCACCGTGCAGATCGGCATCACGCTGATCGGCATCCTCGCCGGCGCCTTCTCCGGCGCCACGCTCGGCGAGATGCTGGGCCACTGGCTCGAAACCCAGGGTGTCTCGCACGGCCTCTCCGACGGGCTGGGCTATGCCCTCGTCGTCGCGGCGATCACCTATATCTCGCTGATCATCGGCGAGCTCATCCCCAAGCGCCTCGCGCTGCAGAGCCCGGAGCGGCTGGCGAGCCTGATCGCGCCGCTGATGCTGCTACTCTCGCGCGTCGCCGCCCCGGCGGTCTGGCTGCTCGACATCTCCTCGCGCCTCGTGCTGCGCCTGCTCGGCGAGCATGGCCGCGCCGACGACAACAACGTCACCGACGAGGAAATCCGCGCCATCGTCGCCGAGGCGGAGACGGCGGGCGTCATCGACCCGGACGAGCGCCGGATGATCGCCGGCGTCATGCGCCTCGCCGACCGGCCGGTGCGGGCGGTGATGACCCCGCGCACGGATGTCGACTGGATCGACCTGACGGACGGCCCCGACGAGGTGCGCAAGACCATCCGCGACACCCGCCACACCCGCATGCCGGCCTGCGAGGGCACGCCGGAGGAGAGTGTCGGCGTCATCGACATACGCGACCTGCTGGAAGCCTATCTCGACGGCGAGACGCCGGACCCCCGCCGCTTCGTGAAGCCGGCCGCCGTGCTGGTGGAGACCGCCGGCGCGCTCGACGCCATGAAGGTGCTGCGCCACGCGGAATCGCCGCTGGCGCTGGTGGTCGATGAATATGGCTCGATGGTGGGCATCCTCACCCCGGCCGACCTTCTCGACGCCATCGCCGGCTCGGTGGTGCTGGACGAGGCGGGGCAGGCCAAGCCCGACATGGTGGAGCGCGCCGATGGCTCCTACCTGATCGCCGGCTCGACGCCGATCGACGAGATGGCCGACATGCTGGGCATCCGCATGCCGCAGGACGCCGACTTCCACACCGCCGCCGGCTTCGTGCTGCACGAGATCAAGGCGCTGCCGCAGGAGGGCGCGGTGTTCGAGGCGCTGGGCTGGCGTTTCGAGGTGGTCGACATGGACGGGCGGCGCGTCGACAAGCTGCTGGTCAGCCGCGCGGTGACGCCCCGGCGCCATGCGCCGCTGATGGGCTGATCAGCGCAGCGCCGTCTCGCCGGTGACGATCGGGGCCGGAGCCGGCACGCCGCCATAGCGCGTGCCGACCCCGACCACGACGGTGACGATGGCGACCGCGAGGGCGGCGGCGATCAGGCCGTATTCGAGCCCGGTGCCGTGCGAGCGGCGGGCAACGGCGGCGCGGCGACGCGACGCCAGCCCCTGTCCCACCAGTTCCCGTTCCACCATTTCTCTCATGGCCTTGTCTCTGCCTGAACTCATCCGCATGGCATCTGTCTGTGAACAGATTTTCTTGTGCGGCTACCGTGCGCCGCAGACCTTGCCCACGCGTTAAAACAGGCGCCCGGCCGGCTTGGCCGCGTCCTGTGCTTCGGTCTGTGGTTAATGTTTGCCGCGTCCGCATGGTTAATGCTTCGCGGATGCCTGCCGCTACTTGGCGCGCGGCGGAAGACGCCTTGTCGCGCCGGCAGGATGCTGCCGCGCCGCACCGGCAGCCTTGAGCGCGTGGCCTTGAGCTTGCTGCCTCGCGTGCGTGGCTTCAGCCGCGCGGCTTCGCCCGGCGGGTCGGCTCCGCGCCCGCCGGATCCTCCGGCCAGGGATGGCGGGGATAGCGCCCGCGCATGTCGGCGCGCACGTCGCGCCAGGAGCCGCTCCAGAAGGCCGGCAGGTCGCGCGTGAGCTGGATCGGCCGGTGCGCCGGCGACAGCAGGGCGAGGGTCAGCGGCACCCGCCCGCCGGCAATGGCGGGATGGGTGGTCAGGCCGAACAGCTCCTGCACGCGCACGCTCAGCGTCGGCCCACCCTCGGCGGCATAGTCGATCGGCAGCCGCGAGCCGGTCGGCACCTCGAAATGGCTCGGCGCCTCTTCTTCCATCCGCCGCGCCAGCTCCCACGGCACCAGCCCGGAAAGCGCGCGGCCGAGCACTTCGGCGTCGATCTGGCCGAGCGAGGTCAGCCCGTCGAGCTGCGGCGCCAGCCAGTCCTCGACGCGGGCGGCGAGGGCGGGCCAGGACAGGTCCGGCCAGGTCTCGGGCGCGCTGGCGTGCAGGAAGCGGGCGCGGTCGAGCCATTGGCGCTGGTGGTCGGACCAGCCGAGCCGCTCCGGCCCGCGTGCGCCCGCCGCGCGAGCGAGCGCGAGGGAGGTCTCCGGCCCCGGCTTGAGCGCGGCGGTGCGCTCGGCCAGCACCAGCGCGCCGAGCCGGCGTACATGGCGGGCGCGCAGCGCGCCGGAGGCGGCGTCGAAGCCGGTCTCGACGCCCTCGGTGATGGCGGCGCCGAACTCGGCCTCCAGCTCGGCCTCGGTCATCTCGGCGGCGAGCAGGATGCGGGCCTCGTCGGCGGTGCCGGTCAGCTCGGCGACCGCGAGGTAACGCGCGCGGGCGAGGCCGGCGGCGGGGTCGATCGCCGCGCCGCGCCCGTTGGCCAGCACGAAGCGCCGGCCGTCGCCGCGCCCGCGCGCGATGCGGTCGGGAAAGGCCAGCGCCAGCAGCGCGGCGGGGCCGGCTGGCGCGTCGCCGCTTCCAACTGGCGGCGCCAGCCGCTCGGCCTCG comes from Ancylobacter sp. TS-1 and encodes:
- a CDS encoding TlyA family RNA methyltransferase, translated to MKPEARSTTRRRADRVLVERGLFDSRARAQAAIAAGLVSADGRAVAKPSDMIAANAVIEAREAYEWVSRAGLKLEAALDAAGLSVAGLEALDVGASTGGFTQVLLARGAARVHAVDVGRDQLHARLRGDPRVVSREATDIRSLVPGALPAAGIVVIDVSFISLEQVLPAALAHAAPGAHLVALVKPQFEVGRDKLSRGGIVKDAAARAAAADRIADLLAGQGWRVTHRLASPILGGDGNEEFLLVAARAE
- a CDS encoding DUF1097 domain-containing protein encodes the protein MSLVSALAISVGVLGGVATWLFLGPLAGGLQIWAAFIAWACFFHCGGKEAGLKATVLANIAGAVMAALTLLAVTRGGLGESLGLPLWAGICVGVGVLVMILLGHLPAFAAIPAMVYGFAATAGYALLAQDGLALLTAPGLANPLATIILSMIVGAALGYISEKVAGALVASDGAARRA
- a CDS encoding class I SAM-dependent RNA methyltransferase, with the translated sequence MSTARLAIARIGNRGDGVADTPEGPVFVPLTLAGEVVETEREKDRGRLVAVIEPSAERVDPVCRHFGVCGGCALQHWASGPYEAWKRGLVVEALARVGLAPEVAALVPAHGEGRRRAVFHARGTGGSAPKGRDLLSVGFAGRRSHAIVAIDACPVLAPGLDGALKAAWAVAQVLAPLAKPLDIQVTASETGLDMDVRGSGPLRPDRVAALAEVAGAHRLARLTRHGELVLQREPPLVTMGRARVALPPGSFLQATAAGEARLAALVGEAVRDAGRIADLFSGVGTFALRLAERARVAAYESAAPAVESLLKATRGVSGLKPVTAEVRDLFRRPLLPLELKAFDAVVFDPPRQGAEAQARQLAAARVPLVVGVSCDPVSFARDAHILCEGGYRLESVTPVDQFLYSAHVEMVGVFRR
- a CDS encoding DUF1194 domain-containing protein, which translates into the protein MACVRGWKALAAPARRPVLGLMLGLSLGLFPGGFLAADGARADEPVDVELVLAVDVSYSMDLDELALQRDGYMRAVTSPEFLNALKLGPNGRVAIAYVEWAGIDEQKLVVDWTFISGARDAERFAQAIRQAPLRRVYRTSISGAIEYSAGLIEQNGIRGLRRVIDISGDGTNNQGPLVDAARDAVVARGITVNGLPLMLKEVAGSMLDIGQLDIYYEDCVIGGPGAFVIPVRGTHEFADAIKTKLVLEIAGVVPPNQPLIRPANADAPRISCTIGERMWMERWGN
- the ribB gene encoding 3,4-dihydroxy-2-butanone-4-phosphate synthase, whose amino-acid sequence is MKLADWLVMTGTTRSAFARAAGLSPASITALCKDEQAWISREAGARIASATGGAVTPNDFLGIEGPEVAFMTENLQGRVEAAIEAFARGDMLVVTDDDDRENEGDLIVAAQFATPEKLAFIVRHTSGIVCTPLTAEHAKRLRLNPMVTDNDAPHATAFTISVDYRHGTTTGISAEDRTATVRALANPNAGAVDFVRPGHIFPLIAREGGVLMRSGHTEAAVDLCRLANLEPVGVICELVNDDGTVMRGPKVTEFAATHKLTRISVADLIAYRQLREKLVSRSAEFAAPTVVGEMHGISYVTPFEPVNHIALVHGKIGDGRDVLVRLHRADPISDVFTGGKAIRASLERIKAEGRGVLVYLRDGTTGVPVSSVGEEKIESAKLRDENWREVGLGAQILRDLGISSIRLLASRTRTYVGVAGFGIEITGTETLDG
- the aroC gene encoding chorismate synthase, yielding MSFNTFGQLFRVTTFGESHGPAIGGVIDGCPPGLRFRLEDVQAALDRRRPGQSRFTTQRREPDEVRILSGTLAEEDGTLVSTGTPIAFLIENVDQRSKDYSAISESYRPGHADYAYDVKYGLRDHRGGGRSSARETAARVAAGAIAAKVLPGVTITGALVQMGEIGIDRANWDDAEIGRNPFFCPDAQAAARMADYLDGIRKSGSSVGAVVEVVAEGVPPGLGAPIYGKLDADLAAALMSINAVKGVEIGEGFASAALTGENNADEMRMGNDGRPVFLANHAGGILGGISTGQPVVARFAVKPTSSILTPRRTVTRHGEDADIVTKGRHDPCVGIRAVPVGEAMVACVLADHFLRHRGQVGTPPAWPLPR
- a CDS encoding hemolysin family protein; the protein is MPLFEIAVVLLLVLINGVLAMAELSVVSARPARLRAMADNGVRGARLALQLASDPGRFLSTVQIGITLIGILAGAFSGATLGEMLGHWLETQGVSHGLSDGLGYALVVAAITYISLIIGELIPKRLALQSPERLASLIAPLMLLLSRVAAPAVWLLDISSRLVLRLLGEHGRADDNNVTDEEIRAIVAEAETAGVIDPDERRMIAGVMRLADRPVRAVMTPRTDVDWIDLTDGPDEVRKTIRDTRHTRMPACEGTPEESVGVIDIRDLLEAYLDGETPDPRRFVKPAAVLVETAGALDAMKVLRHAESPLALVVDEYGSMVGILTPADLLDAIAGSVVLDEAGQAKPDMVERADGSYLIAGSTPIDEMADMLGIRMPQDADFHTAAGFVLHEIKALPQEGAVFEALGWRFEVVDMDGRRVDKLLVSRAVTPRRHAPLMG